One window of Melospiza georgiana isolate bMelGeo1 chromosome 11, bMelGeo1.pri, whole genome shotgun sequence genomic DNA carries:
- the WDR82 gene encoding WD repeat-containing protein 82, producing the protein MKLTDNVLRSFRVAKVFRENSDKINCFDFSPNGETVISSSDDDSIVLYDCQEGKPKRTLYSKKYGVDLIRYTHAANTVVYSSNKIDDTIRYLSLHDNKYIRYFPGHTKRVVALSMSPVDDTFISGSLDKTIRLWDLRSPNCQGLMHLQGKPVCSFDPEGLIFAAGVNSEMVKLYDLRSFDKGPFATFKMQYDRTCEWTGLKFSNDGKLILISTNGGFIRLIDAFKGAVLHTFGGYNNSKAVTLEASFTPDSQFIMIGSEDGKIHVWNGESGMKVAVLDGKHTGPITCLQFNPKFMTFASACSNMAFWLPTIDD; encoded by the exons ATGAAGCTGACGGACAACGTGCTGCGGAGCTTCCGCGTGGCCAAGGTCTTCCGCGAGAACTCGGACAAGATCAACTGCTTCGACTTCAGCCCTAACGGCGAGACCGTCATTTCCAGCAGCGACGATGACTCCATCGTTCTCTATGACTGCCAGGAGGGCAA GCCAAAGAGGACCCTGTACAGTAAGAAGTATGGAGTGGACCTCATCAGATACACACATGCTGCCAACACTGTTGTGTACAGCTCCAACAAAATAGATG ACACAATCCGATACCTCTCCCTGCATGACAACAAATACATTCGCTATTTCCCGGGGCACACAAAAAG GGTGGTTGCTCTTTCAATGTCTCCAGTGGATGATACTTTTATTTCTGGATCTCTGGATAAAACTATTCGTCTCTGGGATCTCCGCTCTCCAAATTGCCAG GGTTTAATGCATCTCCAAGGGAAGCCAGTGTGTTCTTTTGACCCAGAAGGGTTGATTTTTGCTGCTGGAGTCAATTCTGAAATGGTGAAGCTTTATGATCTCCGTTCTTTTGACAAG gGGCCGTTTGCCACGTTTAAGATGCAGTATGACCGAACGTGTGAGTGGACAGGCCTGAAGTTCAGCAACGATGGCAAACTCATCCTCATCTCCACCAACGGCGGCTTCATCCGCCTCATCGATGCCTTCAAAGGAGCTGTCTTGCACACGTTTGGG GGTTATAACAATAGTAAGGCTGTCACGCTGGAGGCATCATTCACACCAGACTCTCAGTTCATCATGATAG GTTCAGAGGATGGGAAGATCCATGTTTGGAATGGAGAAAGTGGGATGAAGGTGGCTGTCCTAGATGGAAAACACACAGGTCCTATAACCTGTCTGCAGTTCAATCCAAAATTCATGACTTTCGCTAGTGCATGTTCCAATATG GCCTTCTGGTTGCCAACTATCGACGATTAA
- the PPM1M gene encoding protein phosphatase 1M: protein MSGEWLRRWRRGGPAERPGGAPAPGPGPPPPALRYRRPKFVPGGGEEAPRGGRAVRGAAPERPLPWGAGYAEVINAEKSEFNEDQAACCQISVRRREPGLEEDEEWLILCSTQFLTGHYWALFDGHGGPDAAIIASNYLHYCIKQKLEEVVGGITEAQPPMHLSGRCVCDSDPQFVEEKHIHAGDLVVGALENAFQECDEVIGQEMEATNQTGGCTALAALYFQGKLYVANAGDSRAILVLKDSIVPMSSEFTPESERQRIQHLAFLFPKLLDGEFTRFEFPRRLKGDDVGHKVLYRDYFMEGWGYKTVEKADLKYPLVHGHGKQARLLGTLAVSRGLGDHQLKVIDTNIEVKPFLSCIPKVNVFDFALHDIKEDDVLIMATDGLWDVLCNDEVAHVVRSFLAENRTDPQRFSELAKCLVCRARGKKRGHQWMLDDSHEASYDDISVFVIPLHNREED, encoded by the exons ATGTCGGGCGAGTGGCTGCGGCGCtggcggcggggcggccccgcggaGCGGCCCGGCGGAGCcccggcaccgggcccgggcccgccgccccccgccctgCGCTACCGCCGGCCCAAGTTCGTGCCCGGCGGCGGCGAGGAGGccccgcggggcgggcgggccgTGCGCGGAGCCGCGCCCGAGCGGCCGCTGCCCTGGGGCGCGGGATACGCCGA GGTTATCAATGCCGAGAAGTCAGAGTTCAATGAGGACCAGGCAGCCTGCTGTCAGATCTCTGTCCGGAGGAGAGAGCCAGGcctggaggaggatgaggaatgGCTGATCCTGTGCTCCACACAG TTCCTGACTGGTCACTACTGGGCACTGTTTGATGGCCATGGCGGCCCGGACGCTGCCATCATCGCCTCCAACTATCTGCACTACTGCATCAAGCAGAAGCTGGAGGAGGTTGTGGGAGGCATCACCGAGGCCCAGCCCCCCATGCACCTCAGCGGGCGCTGCGTTTGTGACAGTGACCCCCAGTTCGTGGAGGAGAAGCACATCCACGCGGGAGACCTGGTGGTGGGAGCCCTGGAGAATGCCTTCCAGGAATGT GATGAAGTCATTGGCCAGGAGATGGAAGCTACAAACCAGACAGGAGGTTGcactgctctggctgccctttATTTCCAGGGAAAGCTCTATGTGGCCAATGCTGGGGATAGCAG GGCAATTCTTGTCCTGAAGGACAGCATTGTGCCCATGAGCAGTGAGTTCACCCCCGAGTCAGAGAGGCAGCGAATCCAGCACTTG GCTTTCCTTTTCCCCAAGCTCCTGGATGGTGAATTCACCCGCTTTGAGTTTCCTCGGAGGCTGAAGGGAGATGATGTGGGCCACAAAGTGCTGTACCGGGATTACTTCATGGAGGGCTG GGGGTACAAGACGGTGGAGAAGGCTGACCTCAAGTATCCTCTGGTCCATGGTCATGGGAAGCAG GCTCGCCTGCTGGGCACTCTGGCTGTCTCTCGAGGCCTGGGGGATCATCAGCTCAAGGTCATTGACACCAACATTGAAGTCAAACCCTTCCTCTCCTGCATTCCTAAG gtGAATGTATTTGACTTTGCTCTGCATGACATTAAGGAAGATGATGTCCTCATCATGGCAACTGATGGCCTTTGGGATGTTCTGTGCAACGATGAGGTGGCCCATGTGGTCAGGAGCTTCCTTGCAGAAAACAGGACAGATCCTCAAAG GTTTTCAGAACTGGCCAAGTGCTTGGTCTGCAGGGCAAGGGGAAAGAAGAGAGGCCACCAGTGGATGCTGGATGACAGCCACGAGGCATCCTACGATGACATCTCTGTATTTGTCATCCCACTACACAACAGGGAAGAGGACTGA